Within the Erigeron canadensis isolate Cc75 chromosome 6, C_canadensis_v1, whole genome shotgun sequence genome, the region ATTAGTTTACACTTCAaccattatcttttaaaatatgtttactatctcctttacatcaacctagaGTCCTACACCaattgacaccgccaccaccaccaataatacaaTCACCGACACCACAAGACCGCCGTCCCCGCTAatgtcgccgcattgcgcgggcggcgggtaccatgctcgtttttattaaataagaTAAACCCACATTGACGTTTATAAATATGTACCTTgtattaattatcaaaatacAAAACTTAAATCATCCACAAAGCTCAAAAGCATCACAATAACATGTTACTAAtttaaaaatgtcaaattaCTTGCCTGCCTTCATTGCACCAATGAATCAACTAAAAATGCAAAGAGTTTCACACAAATGAAGATTAATATTAATCAAAATCCACACACAAAATAATTTAATGTCTCAATAAGTTCGGCGTCACACAAAATACACCATCAAATTCCGTTATTAAAATGTTCACCCCAATATAATTCCACAAAACCATAAAACTAACACACACCATTAGTTTTCTTCTTATTAGCTACAAACTTCTTCCAATCGTCAATAATCTTTCTTGTCAGATCCATGTCAGGTTTATTCTCAATGCCTTTTTCTTCAGATACTGTAATCTTAGCACTCATCTTAGAGGGCATTGCGTCGAGCTCGTGAAGGACCTTCACGATATCAGACACAAGCCGCTCGGCCAATGTCCTTGAAAAGTCTTCTCTTATAACAACTCTAAGAACTGTAATATGTTGGGCATTTGGTGGCATTGTGTAAGCTGGCACAATCCACCCGTACCGCCTCAACAAGTCTGATATTTCAAACTCGGTGTGTAGGTTGTGGTCTTTTAGAGAGAAGGCTACTAATGGGACACCTTGTTCTTTAGAAACAATGTTGAAACGTTCCGTTTTCTCTAGTCCTTCACGTAGGACTGTAGCGTTTTCTTGGCAGTTTTCCATGATGCTTTTGTAACCCTGGTTGTTCATAATTGTAAAAATGTTAAGTACATGAAATTGTTGTTGTATCCTAAAATAggttttttgaacttttaaGATGATGGGAACTCACCTCAAAACCCAAGCGAATGAGCTGATAGTATTGAGCGATTATTTGACTAGAACCTGAAGAATAGACAAGTTAGTCTAATTatatcacacacacaaaaaaaaacacatttaccAAGATATTGTTCGTAAAATCAGAAACACAAATGATGGAATTATGGTTAcaataacacttaaaaacaagTTATTCTAGTGTGTCAAAACGCTCGGCTTGGATAATGGTTTAAAGGAAAACTTCTTGTCTGAACGGGCCGGGTCAAATGTGGGCTAAAGTGACATACAAACATTTGTGTTCAAGAATTTTTGTAAGGACTAATATGTAGGACAAGGTATTGTTTCATTTGTTTATAGTGACATTTAGACTATAAATTAGCAAATGTAAAGGTAAGTATATGTCAAAATATAAGTATAGACAAATGCTTGATTTCTAAACTTACCTTTAGAGAAATTGAGGGTGAATGTTGGTTGATCGGCACCAAGATAGTTGATGTGAAAGATTAGCTCCTCGGGTAAGTCTTCTTTGTTCCTCCAAATCACCCACCCAATTCCGGCATACACAAGACCATATTTATGACCACTAACGTTTATACTCTTAACTAATGGCAACCGAAAATCCCATTCCAGTTCCGGGTAAATAAATGGTGCAATAAAACCTCCACTTGCAGCATCCACATGAATTGGAGTATCCCATCTATATTTCATAACAAGTGACATAAGAAAAAGTTTATTAACATTTAGAAAACggtataaaatttataaacatagAGAAAAATGGACTCTTGAGTGTACCCAGTCTCGGCATTCTTCTCAACTAAGAGGTCATTTAAACGTTTAACGTCTTCAAATTCACCATTGAGGGTAGAACCCAAAATAGCAGCCACACAAATGGTATTTTCGTCCACCATCTCAACGGCTTTCTCAGGGTCCATCACATAGTAGCCCTCACTCAATTTTACCTCCTTCAACTCAACTTCAAAATACCTTGCGAATTTCTCCCAACAAACctgtatatataaacattaaaacacataagttataaaaagtGAACTACTTAGCTTTGGTATAATAGTATGTATAGCAAAAGTGAAGGTCTATTATTACCTGCACATTAGCACCAGTGACAATATTAGGCTTGTCACAAGGTTTGCCAAGAGCCCTCATTTTGTTTTGCCATTTTCTCTTAAAAGCAAGCCCAGCCAACATAATTGCCTCAGATGACCCTACGGTTCCGACCCCAACAGCGGTCTCAGAGTCCCCGAGAGGTGCATTGAAAAGATGTGCTATCATATTCACACAACGGTTCTGCAAAACGAAATAATCAAAACTTATCGATCAGTAAGAACtttttatcaagtttttaaATTAAGGAAGACAATATATCAATTTCCACAATATTTATTCTAAGTGCGGCTGGAATTCACAACCCTTTGGTTATAACAAGATCACAAATTTCACTCGGCTCATTACTAGCCAAATGAAGATTTGATATTGTCATGACTAAACAATGTCCTTTTGCTTCAGTTTTTTCACATTAAGGTTCATACACAcacataacatatatttttggtaCTGTTAGACCAATTAAACATTATGTCTTACTGTCATATTTTAACGGCAAATCTATACCCACTCCTAAATTTTCCCCAAATAACCTAACTATGTCAGGGATAGAACCTTAAAGGCTTAAACTTTACCCTTAAAATGTAAGAACATTTATCAAATGGACTAACTCTAAATTAGCTgccatatttttattttttttctactcAATATAAATTGACATAGTAACTCTTCCTCTTATTGATAAGAGGAGTTATACTTCAAAGAAAAATACCTCAAACCATACTTCGAATGAGAATAATTAATGCTGTTATAACAAACTTGTGCTTACTGGTTACAACATAATTAATCTTTTGTAATATTTAGAACCTAATGAACATGACATGAGTGTTCCATAGTGATGAATGtggaaaaataaatttagaGAATGTATTTGACTATCAAatggttaacaaaaaaaaaagacagcACATGCTAATAAGTTGactaatgatataaaaaaattaaagtgcACTCCACCTACCTTAGATGTTGAATATAATATGGTAACTCTTTTCTCCATATTGCATAAAGCCATAAATCATGTTCAGTACAATAggaatatgtaattatgtatgtaaCTGTTAGGCCCTGACATTATGACGTGATGTACATACCATTACTTTCGATATATATACTACACTATTGCAAAATCAAATTGTACCGTCaactataaaacatatatatcatgataaataaataaatcaaaaaccgTGATACATATATCATTTCCCCTAATCATTTAATGTTAATTTATGATATCTTGTGATTTCAAAGTTTATTcaagttaatatatttaatcataattattacttatattacacAGAATGTAATTTTtgtctatactatattaaagtCGGTATACACAATGATGGTAGAAAATTGGAGATGATGGTGTTAGTGAAAGGTGGAGATTGATTGGGTCCA harbors:
- the LOC122603422 gene encoding glutamate decarboxylase, which gives rise to MVLSRTIASDSDVSLHSTFASRYVRTCLPKFKMAENSIPKEAAYQIINDELMLDGNPRLNLASFVTTWMEPECDKLMMSSINKNYVDMDEYPVTTELQNRCVNMIAHLFNAPLGDSETAVGVGTVGSSEAIMLAGLAFKRKWQNKMRALGKPCDKPNIVTGANVQVCWEKFARYFEVELKEVKLSEGYYVMDPEKAVEMVDENTICVAAILGSTLNGEFEDVKRLNDLLVEKNAETGWDTPIHVDAASGGFIAPFIYPELEWDFRLPLVKSINVSGHKYGLVYAGIGWVIWRNKEDLPEELIFHINYLGADQPTFTLNFSKGSSQIIAQYYQLIRLGFEGYKSIMENCQENATVLREGLEKTERFNIVSKEQGVPLVAFSLKDHNLHTEFEISDLLRRYGWIVPAYTMPPNAQHITVLRVVIREDFSRTLAERLVSDIVKVLHELDAMPSKMSAKITVSEEKGIENKPDMDLTRKIIDDWKKFVANKKKTNGVC